Genomic segment of Egibacteraceae bacterium:
GCCGAAGGGCCTTCCCGACGTACCGGGGCTGCGCCACCTCGCCGTGCAGACCGAGGACCATCCCGTCGAGTACCTGTCGTTCTCCGGGGAGATCCCCGCCGGCGAGTACGGCGGCGGCCACGTGCGCATCTGGGACGAGGGCACCTACGAGCTGCTCGAGTGGTCCGACGACAAGGTCACCGTGCGCCTGCACGGCCGCCGCCACACGGGGCGCTACCACCTTTTCCGCACCGGCGGGACCGACGATCCCTCGCAGTGGATGGTCGTGCGGGCCGACGCGCCCGCCGAGCTGGCGGCCCCCCCGCCCACGCTCGCACCCATGCTCGCCGTCGACGGGCAGGGGCAGGCGTTCGACGACCCCGACTGGCTGTTCGAGGTGAAGTGGGACGGCGTGCGAGCCATCGCCACGACGGTGCGCCCGGGCACGGGCGAGCCGGCGTCGACCCGCCTCGTCAGCCGGCAGGGCAATGACATCACCACCGCGTACCCGGAGATCGGGAGCCTGTGGGAGCGCGTGCTCGCCCGCAACGCGGTGCTCGACGGCGAGCTCGTGGCCTTCAACCCCGACGGGACGCCGTCGTTCCAGCGGCTCCAGCGGCGCATGCACCTGCGCGACGAGGCCGGCGTCGACCGCGCCCGTGAACGCATCCCCGTCACCTACCTCGTCTTCGACGTGCTCGCCGTCGACGGGCGGGCCATCGTCGACCGCCCCCTCACCGAGCGGCTCGGGCTCCTCGACGAGCTCCTCGTCCCCGGTGGCGCGGTGCAGCGCAGCCAGGCGGTCGCCGAGGCCGGGACGGCGCTCTTCGAGGCGATCCGTCAGCGGGGGCTCGAGGGACTCGTCGCGAAGCGGGCCGCGTCGCCGTACCGCCCGGGCAGGCGCAGCCGCGACTGGCTCAAGATCAAGGTCCGCCGCAGCGTCCGCTGCGTCGTGGGCGGCTGGCTGCCCGGGGAAGGCTCCCGGGGGGGCACGCTCGGGGCGCTGCTGCTCGGGCTGTACGACGAAGGGCGCCTGCGCTACGTCGGGCGCGTCGGCAGCGGGTTCGACGACGCCGAGCTCGCCCGCCTCGACGGCCTCCTCGCCGAGCGGGCGGCCGAGTCGCACTTCGCCGCTGGCACGCCCCGTCCGCCGAGGGGCGCCCGTTTCGTCCGCCCTGAGCTCGTCTGCCGCGTCGAGTACGGGGAGGTCACCGACGAGGGACTGCTGCGCGCGCCGTCCTACAAGGGTCTCGTGGCCGGCGCGGACCCCCGCAGCTGCCTCTGCGCCGACCTCGGCCTGTAGCGGGGGTCAAGGCGGGGCGGCAAGGCGCCGAAGGGTGGCCTATGGAGCTGCGCTTCTACCCTCAGCGCGTCGAGCGCCCCGCGCCCCCCACCCCGCTCACACCGTCGCAGGCGGTCCACCTCGGCGAGCACGGCCCGCCGGGCGACCACGCCCGGGCGGTCGCCGCCCCGCTCGCGCGAGGGCCCGCGCAGGCCCCGCCGCAGCCGGCGCCCCCGCAGCCCGCACTCCCCCAGCTCGCACCCCCGCAGCCGAGCCCCACCGCGTCGTCGCCGGCGACCCTCCCTGCGCCGACGCGGTCGTGGTGGCGGCGGCTGCTGTCCGGCCGGGGGCGCCACCGCCGCTAGCCGCCGCCGGTAGCCGCGCCGGTGTGTGGCCTGGCGCACTCCTGGGGGTGGGCAACCCACACACCCTGATCCGCCGACAACCCCTCAGGACCCGCCCCGGAGTGCGCCGGGCGCGTTACGCTGCTCCCATGTCCGCGTCTGCACCGACCACCGCGCCGCAGCGCACCGACGACCCCGTCGGGGAGGAGACCACCGAGCGCGACCGCCCCTGGAACGTCATCGTGTGGAACGATCCGGTGACGCTCATGTCCTACGTCGTCTACGTCCTGCGCAAGCTGTTCGGCCACGACGAGCCGACGGCCACGAAGCTCATGCTCCAGGTCCACCACGAGGGCAAGGCGGTCGTAGCGAGCGGCCCACGGGAACGCTCGGAGTACCACGTCGCCCGCCTGCACGCGCACGGGCTGCAGGCCACCCTGGCCCAGGACTGAGCGCTGTGGGACTCGTCCACGGCGTGACCCGCCTTCCCTCCGGGCGGGTCCGTGTCCGGCTCACCGCGCGCGAGCGGGCGCTGCTGCGCTCCTTGCCCGACGAGCTGCGGCCTGTGCTGTCCGGCGAGGCGGACGGGAGCGCGGTCCACGAGCGGCTGTTCCCGCGGGGCTACGCCGAGTCCGGCCACGAGGCGGAGTACCGTGACCTCGTCGGCGACAGCCTCGTGGAGGAGCGCCTCGCCCGCCTCGAGGCGTTCGCCGCGACCCTCGACGCCGGCCAGGGTGGCCGCCTCGCCTGGACGGTGGAGCTGTCGCTCGACGACGCGCACGCCTGGCTGTCGGCGTTGAACGACGCGCGGCTGACCCTCGGGGTGCTCCTCGGCATCGTCGAGGAGTCCCAGTGGGAGCAGGGCCCCGACGACCGCAACCCCTCGGCCGTCGCGCTGTACTACCTCGGGTGGCTCCAGGAGCAGCTGCTCGCCGCGCTCATGCCGGGCCTCGACGGGTAGCACCCGCGCCGCGGCTACCGTACGGTAACCGCGGCCCGCAGCGGTACCGGCACGAGGAGGGGACAGCGTGGAGCAACGCGTCCGGCTGAGCGCAGCGCACCGTCGGGCCCAGCTGCTCGACGTGGCCGGCCACCTCTTCCCGGAGTACGGCTTCCACGGGCTTTCCATGGAGCAGCTCGCCGATGCCGCCGGGGTAAGCAAGCCGGTGCTCTACCAGCACTTTCCCTCCAAGCGCGACCTCTACCTCGCGCTCGTCCACGACGCGGTGGCCGGGATGGAGGAGCAGGTCCGGACCGCGCTCGAGGGCACGAGCGACAACCGGGCCCGTGTGGAGGGCGCGATCGCCGCGTACTTCGACTTCGTGGAGGACCGGCGCTTCGGGCTGCTGCTCGGCGCCGCCGAGCTCACCGACGACGACGTGCGCGCCGCCGTGGAGGGCGCCATGTCACGGGTTGCCGGCGCCGTCGGTGCACTGATCGCCGAGGACGCCGCTCTCTCCCCCCGCTCGGCGGCGTTCCTCGCCACGGCGCTGCGCGGCCTGGCGACGGAGGGCGCCCGCTGGTGGCTCGAGCACCCGGAGATCGACAAGCGCGAGGCCGTCGTGCTGCTGTCACGGCTGGCGTGGCGGGGTCTCGGCTCGTTCGGCCCCGGCAGCCCGATATGACCTGATTCCATACTATGCAGGTAATTCCGTTACCCTAGAGTGTCACCCGCCGCAGCTTTGAGGCCCGCCTCCGTATGGCCCCTGACCGCCCTCGGCCGAGCACCTCGGATCCGGCCGCCGCCCGACGCACGGCGCGGCACGCCGCAAGCTCGGCGACGGCGCGCTTGGTCGCGCTCCGCGACCCCGACCTCCTCGCGCAGACCGTCGTCGACTCGCTCGTCGACGACTTCGGGGCTGCGCTCGCGCGGATCTGGCTCTACGACCCCGACACGGGGCTCCTGCATCTCGGCGCGAGCGCCGGCCTGGAGACGGCGCCCGACGAGTCCGGCGTTGACCTCACGACCTACCCGTGGCTGCTCGGCGACGCGAGCCAGAGCCCCCAGCCCTACGTGACGAACGACCCCACGGCCATCGCGCAGTTCGAGCAGCCCCTGCTCGAGGAGTCCCGGGTGCGGGCGCTCGGCGCCTTCTCGCTCGCGATCGGCGGGGACTTCCAGGGGATGCTCGCCTACTTCGCCCGGGACCCGCTGCGGGAGGACGTCGTCGAGGTGCTCACCTCCTTCGCGACCACGGTCGGCGCCCTGATCAGCCAGCAGCGGGTGCTTCGGGAGGCGCAGCGGGCCACCCGCGACAAGGAGCAGTCGCTCGCCCTGCTCGACACCCTCTTCACCGCCTCGCCCGCCGGGCTGGGGTTCTGGGACACGAACCTGCGCAACGTCCGGGTGAACGAGGCCCTCGCGGCGATGCACGACCTGCCCGTCGAGGCCTACCACGGGCGCACGCCGAGCGAGCTGCTCGGCACGCTCGGGGAGGACGTCGAGCTGCTGTTCCGCCACGTCCTCGACAGCGGCGAGCCGCTCACGGACTTCGAGGCGACGGTCAAGAACGCGAGCGGGCGCTCCCGCCACTGGGTGGTGAACTACTACCCCGTCCGCTCGCGCCAGGGCGGGCGGCTCGGCGTCGGCATGGCCGTCAACGAGGTGACGGGCCTGAAGCGGGTCGAGGAGGCGCTGCGCGAGAGCGAGGCGCGCTTCCGCCTGCTCGTCGAGGGGGTCACCGACTACGCCGTCTACCTCCTCGACCCCGACGGGCGGGTGGCGAGCTGGAACGCGGGCGCCGAGCGCATCACCGGCTACTCCGCCGACGAGATCGTCGGGCGTCTCGTCGGCACCTTCTACCCCCCCGACGAGGCGGCCGCCGGCGCACCGGAGCACCGGCTCGCGCAGGCGGCGGCCACGGGGCGCGCGGAGGCCCAGGGCTGGCGGTTGCGCAAGGACGGCTCGCGGTTTTGGGCCGACACGGTCATCACCGCGCTGCGCGACCTCCAGGGCGACCTCTACGGCTTCAGCGAGGTCACCCGCGACAGCACCGAACGGCGCACCCACGAGCTCGAGCTGCGCCACCAGGCGCTGCACGACCCGCTCACCGACCTGCCCAACCGGATCCTGCTGCAGGACCGCCTCGAGCTCGCGCTGCGGGAGGCGCGCCGCCGGCGGACGTCCGTCGCGTTGCTCGTCCTCGACCTCGACCGGTTCAAGGAGATCAACGACGCCTTCGGCCACCAAACCGGCGACGCGCTGCTGCGCGAGGTCGGCCAGCGGCTGCAGGGCCAGCTGCGCGAGAGCGACACGGTCGCCCGCCTCGGCGGTGACGAGTTCGCCGTCGTGCTGCCCGGGCTGGCCGACCCGGCCGACGGGTCCCGGCTGGCCCGAAAGCTGCTCGCCGCGCTCCAGCAGCCGGTCGCCGTGTGCGGCCACCACCTCGACGTGTCGGCGAGCATCGGCGTCGCGACCTTCCCCGATCAGGCCGTCGACGCCGGCGTGCTCATGCAGCGTGCGGACGCGGCGATGTACACCGCCAAGCGGCTCGCGCTCGGCTACGCGCGCTACTCCGACGACCTCGTCGAGGACGGCGCACCCCTGCCCGCCGCGTCCGACGAGCTCGCGCACGCGATCACCGCCGGCCAGCTGTTCCTCGTCTTCCAGCCGAAGCTGCACCTGGCCACCGGGAGGGTGAGCGCCATGGAGGCGCTCGTGCGCTGGCGTCACCCGCAACGCGGCGTGCTCGGACCGCAGGAGTTCATCCCGCTCGCGCACCGCAGCGGGCTCATCCAGCCCCTGACCCGGTGGGTGCTCGACGCGGCCCTCGATCAGTGCCGGGCGTGGCAGCGCCAGGGCCGCGCCTACGCCGTGGCGGTGAACGTGTCCACCCGTGACGTGCACGACCACGCCCTGGAGGAGACCGTCGTCGCAGCGCTCGCACATGCGGACGTGACCCCCCGCAACCTCGAGCTCGAGATCACCGAGAACGAGATCATGTGGGACCCCGAGGCCGCCGCGGCAACGGTCAAGCGGCTCGGTGACGTCGGCGTGCGCTTCGCCGTCGACGACTTCGGCACCGGCTACTCCTCGCTCGCCTACCTCAAGCGGCTGCGGGTGCACGAGCTGAAGATCGACCGCTCGTTCATAGCCGACCTCGTGACCGATCCGCGCGACGCCTCCATCGTCCGCTCGATCGTCGAGCTCGGGCACAACCTCGCGCTGCGCGTCGTCGCCGAGGGGGTGGAGACCCGGGAGGTCTGCGCCCTGCTCCGCGACCTCGGCTGCGAGCACGCGCAGGGCTACTACCTGCGGCGGCCGCTTCCCGCCGACGAGGCCGCGCGGGCGCTGCCGCCCGGGCTGCTGCCGGACTGACGCGGCGCCCCCGCGGCTACGTCGGTGACGAGCTCCCGGCCTCCTGGAGGGCGGCGCGCAGCGCGGCGCCCGTCGCGCGGACCTGCTCCCACTCGCGGCCGGCGCTCTTTGCGTACTCCATCGCCCCGCGGATGAAGATGCGGCGAACGACCTCCTCGTCCGTCCACGCCTCGCAGTCCCCCTCGACGGCGGCGAACAGCGGGCGCAGGAGAGCAAGCGCCTCGTCGGACACGCGCAGTTCCATCATCGCTGCCTCCTCTCGGTCCCCCCGGCCGCCGGGGCGCACCACGCGGGACTGGTAGGGTGGTCCCCGGATGATAGAGGCCTCGCGCGGGAAGCCCGATGCCCCCGGTCGACGCGACCGGGGTCCGGGAAGCTCCCCTGACGCCACCCCGTGACGGTCGCCTGCCTCCCGACGGTCCCCACCTGCGGACCCGATCCCCGCTTCTCGGATTCGAGTGACCTCCAGTGACTGAGACGAAGACCTTCGCCGACTTCGGCGTGGCCGAGGACATCCAGGCCGCCCTCGCCGACATCGACATCACGAGCCCCTTCCCGATCCAGGAGCTCACGCTGCCTCTCGGCCTGGCCGGCGCCGACGTGATCGGGCAGGCCCGGACCGGCACGGGCAAGACGCTCGCGTTCGGCATCCCGCTCCTGCACCGCGTCACCGACGACCCCCGCACGCAGGCGCTCGTCGTCGTGCCGACACGCGAGCTCTGCATGCAGGTGCGCGACGACCTCCAGCGTGCCAGCGCACGGCGAGGCACCCGGGTCATCCCCGTGTACGGCGGCAAGGCCATCGACGCCCAGGCCGACGCCATCCGCACGGGCTCCCCCATCGTGGTCGGCACGCCGGGGCGCCTGCTCGACCTGCTGCGGCGGGGCATCCTCGACCTGTCGACGGTGAGGATGCTCGTCCTCGACGAGGCCGACGAGATGCTCGACCTCGGTTTCCTGCCCGACGTGGAGGTCCTCATCGAGGCCTGCGGCGAGGACCGCCAGACGCTGCTGTTCAGCGCGACGATGCCGTCCGCCGTCGTGGCGCTCGCCCGCCGGTACATGCGCAAGCCGACGTTCCTGCGCGCCGAGGTCGAGGAGGCGCGCATCGCTCCGGAGACCGAGCAGCACTTCTTCTCGTGCCACCGGATGGACAAGCCGGCGGTCCTCGCCCGCATCCTCCAGACGCCCGGGCGCGGGCTGTGCGTGGTCTTCACCCGCACGAAGCGCATGGCCGACGTTCTCGCCTCCGAGCTGCGGGAGCGGGGGATCGTCGCGGCGCCGATCCACTCCGACCTGCGTCAGGAGGCCCGGGAGCGGGCGCTCGCGAAATTCCGCAGGGGCACCATCGACGTGCTCGTCGCGACGGAGGTCGCCGCGCGCGGGCTCGACATCTCCGACGTCACCCACGTGGTGAACTACGACTGTCCCGACGACGAGAAGATGTACCTCCACCGGATCGGGCGCACGGGGCGTGCCGGCGGCCGCGGGGTCGCGGTGACCCTGGCCGTGTGGAACGAGCTCGCGCGCCTGGAGATGATCAAGAAGGCGCTCGCCATCGACGCCCCGACCCACGAGGTCTTCTCCACGTCGCCGATCCTCGACGAGCTGTTCGACCTCCCGGAACGCGCGCCGCGCAAGCCGGCCCCGCAGCCACCGGCGACGGCACGCCGCAGCCCGCGCCGGGGCCGTGGCGACGCCGGAGGGCGGGGGGACCGCGGCCCGCGCGAGGCGGCCCGCGACCCCGACGCCAGGGAGCGGCCCGCCACCCCGGAGCAGCCCGCCGCCAGGGAGGCCGGCTCCCCCGCTGCGCGCCGTGTGCGCGCCCGGCGGCGCAGCAAGGCGGCGGAGGGGGATCCCGGCAGGCCCGCAGCCGCCGAGGAGGCGCTCGCAGCCCCGGAGGCAACGGCGGCACCCGAGGCGCCACCGGCCGCGGCGGCCCCCGCAGCGGCGGAGGGGCGAAGTGTGGGCACGCGCCGGCGCGTCCGCACGCGGACGGGCGGTCGTGCGGCGACCGACGGCGAGCCGGAGGCGGCCGGGGAGGCCGCCCCCGAGCCGGCGTCCCCGACGAGCGAGCCGGAGGCGGCGGAGGGGTCACCGAGGACCCGCAGGAGTCGCGCCGCCGAGCGGGCGCCCCGCCGGTCACGGGGGACCCCGCGGGATGCGCAGGGAGGAGCCGACGACGCCCGCCGGGACGAGCGCGCCTCCGGGGACGCGCGCGGACGCCGGGACGATCGCGCCTCCGGGGACGCGCGCGGACGCCGGGACGAGCGCGCCTCCAGGGACGCGCGCGGACGCCGGGACGAGCGCGCCTCCGGGGACGGACGCGGCCGCCGGGCCCGGCCCCGCAAGCCGCGCCCGGAACCGCGCGTCGACCTCGACCGCGCCACCGTCGAGCGCGCCCGCGGCTCGGGCAAGCCCGCGCTGAACCGCCCCATGGCGGTGACCCACCTGCCCTGACGAGCGGTCTGCCACCCGTTGCGGCGCGGTGACCCACCTGCCCTGCGCACGCCAACTCGCCCGCCGGCCGGGTCGCCTCAGGGGTTTCCGCTGACGGCGGCGCGCAGCGGGTCGGCGAGCGCCGGTCCGGCGGCGAGGACCCCGGGGTTGCCGTCGGGCGCGAGCAACGGCCCCACGACCGCCCCGGCCTCGGCGGCGAGCAGCGCGCCCGCCGCCCAGTCCCAGCGTGAGGGGGTGTCCTCGTAATAGCCGTCGACACGGCCCGCGGCGAGGGCGCAGAGGTCGAGGGCGGCCGAGCCGGCGCGGCGGATATCGCGCACGCGCGGCAGGAGGCCCGCCACGATCGCGGCCTGGCGACATCGGTGCTCCGCGTCGTAGCCGAATCCCGTCGCGACGAGCGCCCGCTCGAGCGGCACGGGATCGTTCACCGACAGCGGGCGCCCGTTCAGGCGGGCGCCGCCGCCCCGGACCGCGCAGAAGGTCTCGCCCCGCAGGGGATCATGCACGACGCCGACAACTGCTGACCAGGCGCCGCCGACGCGGTCCTCGCACGCGACGCTCACGCACCACGCGGGGAACCGGTAGAGGTAGTTGACCGTCCCGTCGAGCGGGTCGAGGACCCACCGCAGGCCCGACCTCGCGGGCCGGTCCGCCCCCTCCTCGCCGAGGATCCCGTCGTCGGGCCGCTCGGCCACGATCGTGGAGACGAGCAGCTTCTCGGACGCCCGGTCGGCGTCGCTCACCGGATCGGTGACGCTCGACTTCGTCCCCACGCCGGTGGCGGCGCCGTAGCGCTCGAGCAGCTCCTCCCCGGCGCGTCGGGCCGCCCGCTCGGCGAGGTGGAGCAGGCCGTCTGCGGACACGGGCACGCGCTCCTTCTGGCTGGCGGATGGCCCGTACAGGCTACCGTCGCCTCCTGCCCGCCGGAATGCGGTGGGCCGCTCAGGCGTTAACTCCTTCCCGGTACGGCCGACGGGACCGCCATGACCGTGCGTGACCACACCCCCGGCCTCGACCGGCTGGCGGAGACGCTGGGCGCTGAGCGGCGCGTGGTGGAGTACCTGCTCTACAAGCTCGTCGCCGCGAAGCTGCTGCTCGCCGCGGACGAGCACCGTTTCGTGCCGCCCGCGCTCGAGGAGGTGGAGCGCGTGCTCGCCGCGCTGCGGGAGGCCGAGGCGCAGCGCGTGGACGCGCTGGCGGCGACCGCCCGCGAGTGGGCTGTCGCGGTGGGCGACCTGTCCCTGGCCGAGCTCGTGCGTCACGCACCCGAGCCGGTGGCGAGCGTGCTCCGCGCGCATGAGCACGCATTCCGCAACCTCGCGGAGGAGATCGAGAAGACCGCCGCCGACAACCGGCGGCTGGCGACGAGCGCCCTCACCCACGTGCAGCGGGCGCTCGACGCGCTCACCGGCCCGACGGTCGGCGCGACGTACACCGCGTCGGGCCACCACCACGCCGCGCTCCCGCGTCCCACCCGCCTGGACTCGGTGCTCTAGTGGGCTTCATGGGCCTGCACACCGCCCTGAGCGGCATCCGGGCCGCGCAGACGGGGCTCGACACCGCGTCCCACAACGTCGCGAACGCGAACACCCCCGGCTACACCCGCCAACGCGTCGACCTCACCACCCGCAACCCCTACTACTCTCCCGTGGGGCTGATCGGCACCGGCGTCGACGTCGCGGCGATCGCCCGGGCCCGTGACGCCTTCCTCGACGCCCGGGCCCGCACGCTCGGCGCGGAGTTCTCCTGGCATGACGCCACCGCGCAGCTGCTCCGGCGCACCGAGGCGGCGCTCGGCGAACCCGACCAGGGCCTCCCCCGCCAGCTCGGCGCGGTGTGGGACGCCTTCGAGGACCTCGCGCTCGACCCCGCTGACTCGGCGGCGCGCCGCCAGGTCCTGTCCGCGCTCGACGGCTTCGCCGCACGGGTGCGTGGGGTGGCGGTCGGCTGGGATCAGCTCGCCGCCGACACCGGTGCCCGTCTCGCCGACGCGGTGCGGGAGGCCGATGGCCTGCTCTCCCGCGTCGCCGAGCTCAACCGCCAGATCGCCGACGTGAGCCTGCGCCAGCCCCCACCGGGCGACCTGCTCGATCAGCGCGACCTCGCGGTGGACCGCGTTGCCGCGCTGCTCGGCGCGACGATCGGGACAGGACCCGACGGGATGGTGACGATGTCGCTGCCCACCGGCGACGGCGGGGGCGTCACGCTCGTCACGGGGACGAGCGCGCGCACGCTCACCGTCGAGGGCGGGACCGTGCGGACGGTCGTGGACGGTGCCGCCCTCACGGTCGCCCCCCGGGGGGAGACGGGGGCCCTGCACGCCTTCCTCACCGAGACGCTTCCCGGCAGGGTCGCGGCTCTCGACGCGTTCGTGAGTGATCTCGCCGCCGCCCTGAACGCCCAGCACGCCGCCGGCCGCGACGCCGAGGGCGCCCCCGGGGGCGCCCTGTTCACCTTCGACCCGTCCGCAGGCGCCGCGCGCAGCATGCGGGTGTCAGCGGACGTGCTCGGCGACCCGCGGCGGCTCGCAGCGGGCGGTCCCGACGCCACGGGGCCCCACGATGCCCGCAACGCCGACGCGCTCGCCGCGCTGCGCGCCGCGAAGGTGGACGGCAAGCCGCCGTTCGACGGTCAGCTCGCCGCGTTCGTCGTCGAGCTCGGTGCGCGCGTGGCGACCGCGAGGAGCACCGCCGACGCGCAGGCGAGCCTCTCCGTGGCGGCCACGGTCGCCCGGCAGGGGGCTCACGGCGTGAGCCTCGACGAGGAGATGGTCGCGCTCGTCGCCTACCAGCGAGCGCTGGAGGCGGCGAGCCGGGTCATGACCGCCGTCGACCAGGCCCTCGACGTGCTCGTCAACCGCACCGGGATCGTCGGACGCTGACCGTCCGGTGGCCCGAGCGGAGCCACACGAGGACGAAGGAGGAGCGATGCGGGTCACGAGCGAGATGATGGTCGCCAACTCCCTGCGGCGCCTGTCCACACGCCTCGAGCGCTACGAGCGTGCGCAGTCGCAGCTCGCCGCGGGCAGCCGCCTGCTCGCGGCGTCCGACGACCCGTCGGGAACAGGGCAGGCGCTGGGCCTGAGGGCGAGCCAGCGAGCGCGGGAGCAGGAGGTGCGCAACGCCTCCGACGCCCGCAGCTGGCTCGGCCTGGCCGACAGCCAGCTGCAGGCCGCGGTCGAGGGCCTCCAGCGGGCGCGTGGGCTCGCGGTGCGGGGCTCGAGCTCCCTCAACGCCGACGAGCGCCGGGCGATCGCGGCGGAGCTCGCGAGCGTGCGCGACGAGATGGTGACGATCGCGAACTTCGCGCATCGTGGGCGGCCGCTGTTCGCGGGGTACGGGGAGGGGCCCGCCGTCGCGCAGGTCGACGGGGTGTGGACCTTCCGGGGTGACGAGGGTGCGATCACCCGGCGGGTCGGCGAGTCCGACGTCGTGCAGGTCAACGTGACCGCCGCGGCGGCGTTCGGCTTCGGCAGCGCCGGGGGGGACGTCTTCACGATGCTCGACGAGCTCGTCGCGGCGCTCGACGCCCCGGACGCGGCCGCGGCGCTCAACGCGGGGATAGGCCGCATCGACGGAGCCCGGCGGCACGTCGGTGACGCGCTCGCGCGGGTCGGCGCGAACACGAACCGGGTCGAGTCG
This window contains:
- a CDS encoding flagellin, whose amino-acid sequence is MRVTSEMMVANSLRRLSTRLERYERAQSQLAAGSRLLAASDDPSGTGQALGLRASQRAREQEVRNASDARSWLGLADSQLQAAVEGLQRARGLAVRGSSSLNADERRAIAAELASVRDEMVTIANFAHRGRPLFAGYGEGPAVAQVDGVWTFRGDEGAITRRVGESDVVQVNVTAAAAFGFGSAGGDVFTMLDELVAALDAPDAAAALNAGIGRIDGARRHVGDALARVGANTNRVESARRRSEDALAATRGQLAEVEDVDIAAAIMDLQTQELAYTATLQALARALPPSLVSFLR